The Stratiformator vulcanicus genome has a segment encoding these proteins:
- a CDS encoding DUF1570 domain-containing protein: MSNQNSSARHHSLNFATAIGLCCFCLLSIQQPLAADEWTIRTADGTETISASAHGSAEGVKALMLPDGSIRLEPSANIIKRVPMDGLALAAAEEMSETLKGELGGELVLTLYDEPFLVALVLSDPLDRRDDRRAAGFLKKAVRFQQNVNRVFERFADEVDLKLTEPEFPLVMLVFESDDDFEAYATEATGGRGLSASSVLGFYSGITNRLALRLTECDTFEVPLHEAIHQFVYNRGLAKRLAPVPSWWNEGIATGFENNGETIGVGPGRISADFAERAQTANSSDWNGVVSGDTAFRRDSLAGDAYTHAWSLHWYLVTQHRKQYADFVRSLGQLEPLTDQTPESRLAIFQRAFKQPPNEMQSEFPRVLSVGLRRQRVRKQETSRRGWMTRRSNLARVEINAGSVNGGPIRVHGAMKNISPIRSMSFVVRVETDGGLYADWHVPNLAPGRTMKLLPQNVQKAAPGAIGVGGTRFGVAVETAVPDSPEAKNWAAGDLPVPVFSRVR, translated from the coding sequence ATGTCGAATCAAAACTCATCTGCCCGTCACCATTCTCTCAACTTCGCGACTGCGATCGGGCTGTGTTGTTTTTGCCTGCTGTCGATCCAGCAGCCGCTCGCCGCCGATGAGTGGACGATCCGAACAGCAGACGGGACCGAAACCATCTCGGCCAGCGCTCACGGCTCCGCGGAGGGCGTGAAAGCCCTGATGTTGCCGGACGGCAGCATCAGGCTTGAGCCGAGTGCGAATATCATTAAGCGCGTCCCGATGGACGGTCTCGCTTTGGCCGCAGCCGAGGAAATGTCCGAGACCCTCAAAGGGGAACTCGGGGGTGAACTCGTCCTGACGCTTTATGACGAGCCATTCTTGGTCGCACTCGTTTTGAGCGACCCGCTTGATCGTCGGGACGATCGTCGGGCGGCCGGGTTTTTGAAGAAAGCCGTGCGGTTTCAGCAAAACGTCAATCGCGTTTTCGAACGGTTCGCCGATGAAGTCGACCTCAAGCTGACCGAACCGGAGTTCCCGCTCGTGATGCTCGTGTTCGAATCGGACGATGACTTCGAAGCCTATGCGACCGAAGCGACCGGCGGGCGGGGCTTGTCAGCGTCGAGCGTCCTCGGTTTTTACTCGGGCATCACGAATCGACTTGCCCTGCGGCTCACCGAGTGCGACACGTTTGAGGTTCCGCTGCACGAAGCGATTCATCAATTCGTCTACAACCGCGGGCTCGCGAAACGATTGGCCCCGGTGCCTTCATGGTGGAACGAAGGCATCGCGACGGGTTTCGAAAACAACGGCGAGACGATCGGCGTCGGTCCCGGCCGGATCAGCGCCGACTTCGCCGAGCGGGCACAGACGGCGAACTCGTCTGATTGGAACGGCGTCGTCAGCGGAGATACGGCATTTCGCCGCGACAGCCTTGCGGGCGATGCTTACACGCACGCGTGGAGCCTGCACTGGTATTTGGTCACGCAGCATCGCAAGCAATACGCCGATTTCGTCCGCAGCCTTGGTCAGCTTGAACCACTCACGGACCAGACTCCTGAGTCACGACTCGCCATATTTCAGCGAGCGTTCAAGCAGCCGCCGAACGAAATGCAATCGGAATTTCCGCGTGTGCTGTCCGTCGGCCTACGACGGCAGCGCGTTCGCAAGCAGGAGACGTCGCGGCGAGGGTGGATGACCCGCCGGTCCAATCTCGCCCGGGTCGAGATCAATGCCGGCAGCGTCAACGGTGGTCCGATTCGTGTCCACGGAGCGATGAAAAACATCTCGCCGATTCGCTCGATGTCGTTCGTCGTGCGGGTCGAGACCGACGGAGGCTTGTACGCCGACTGGCACGTTCCGAATCTCGCGCCGGGACGGACGATGAAACTGTTGCCGCAGAATGTTCAGAAGGCCGCTCCCGGAGCGATCGGCGTCGGCGGGACACGCTTCGGCGTTGCCGTCGAGACGGCCGTGCCCGACAGCCCGGAGGCCAAGAATTGGGCCGCGGGCGATTTGCCGGTGCCGGTCTTCAGCCGCGTGCGATGA
- a CDS encoding AAA family ATPase produces MADEQAAPAKPADVSEESIRKLNKAFSEIKAQMAQVIVGQDEVIDQLLIALFSRGHCLLEGVPGLAKTLMISTLSRCLSMTFSRIQFTPDLMPADITGTDVLQVNQTTGQREFRFIQGPLFHNVVLADEINRTPPKTQAALLEAMQERTVSVGQIRHELSTPFFVLATQNPIEQEGTYTLPEAQQDRFMFKVFVNYPSFAEEKTIARQTTSIQSDDIKPVLTGEEIVELQNLVRQVPVSDHVIDYALALVRQTRITEEGASEYAKETLSWGAGPRAVQMLLLGGKARALLNGRSHVSPDDVAALAAPVLRHRVVVNFAAQSDGINSDKVVEKLLSETPSREGELTRDPRFQKIFAA; encoded by the coding sequence ATGGCTGACGAACAAGCTGCTCCGGCAAAGCCGGCCGATGTCTCGGAAGAGTCGATCCGCAAGCTCAACAAGGCCTTCTCCGAGATCAAGGCCCAAATGGCACAGGTGATCGTCGGGCAGGATGAAGTGATCGATCAGCTCTTGATCGCACTGTTCAGCCGGGGGCACTGTCTGCTCGAAGGCGTACCCGGGCTGGCGAAGACGTTGATGATCAGCACGCTGTCGCGCTGCCTGTCGATGACGTTTTCCCGCATTCAGTTTACGCCCGACCTGATGCCGGCGGACATCACGGGCACCGACGTGTTGCAGGTCAACCAGACGACCGGGCAACGCGAGTTCCGCTTTATTCAAGGCCCACTTTTTCACAACGTCGTCCTGGCCGACGAAATCAACCGAACTCCACCGAAGACACAGGCGGCCCTGCTCGAAGCGATGCAGGAACGAACCGTCAGCGTCGGGCAGATTCGCCACGAGTTGAGTACGCCGTTCTTCGTCTTGGCCACGCAGAACCCGATCGAGCAGGAAGGGACCTACACGCTGCCCGAAGCGCAGCAGGACCGGTTCATGTTCAAGGTGTTCGTCAATTATCCGTCCTTTGCCGAAGAAAAGACGATCGCTCGACAGACGACGTCGATCCAGTCCGACGACATTAAGCCGGTGCTGACGGGCGAAGAGATTGTTGAACTGCAGAACCTTGTTCGGCAGGTCCCGGTGAGCGATCACGTGATTGACTACGCATTGGCTTTGGTCCGCCAGACGCGGATCACCGAAGAGGGGGCCTCGGAGTACGCCAAGGAGACGCTCAGTTGGGGAGCCGGGCCGCGGGCCGTGCAGATGCTCCTGCTGGGCGGTAAAGCCCGGGCACTGCTCAACGGGCGCTCGCACGTCTCACCCGATGATGTCGCGGCACTGGCCGCACCGGTGCTGCGGCATCGTGTCGTGGTCAACTTCGCCGCCCAGAGTGACGGCATCAACAGTGACAAAGTAGTCGAAAAACTTCTCTCCGAAACCCCTTCCCGAGAGGGTGAGCTGACGCGTGACCCACGATTCCAGAAAATTTTTGCAGCCTGA
- a CDS encoding DUF58 domain-containing protein, which yields MHRSPYFGQSVEFVQHREYVAGDEVRNIDWKVWSKTDKYYVKLYEEDTNLRTTIVLDVSESMEFGRGPLNKLDYASTVAAALSLLLLKQQDSVGMITFDEAVRGRAPQRSKQSHLLQLLDTLGKQSASQKTDFYSILTQVAEEQTRKGMIILISDLLADREGLLRGLSMLRARGHDVLVFQILDDEELDFGFTGTTKFEGLEETGELICDPRSLRDGYLNAMETYLEELRRFCARNLVDFQTIRTSDHLDAALLHYMNRRIGMKMPARG from the coding sequence ATGCACCGCAGCCCGTACTTCGGGCAATCGGTCGAGTTCGTACAGCACCGCGAATACGTCGCCGGCGATGAAGTTCGCAACATCGATTGGAAAGTCTGGTCGAAGACCGACAAGTACTACGTCAAGCTGTACGAAGAAGATACCAACCTTCGGACGACGATCGTGCTCGACGTGAGCGAGTCGATGGAGTTTGGACGCGGCCCGCTCAACAAGCTCGACTACGCATCCACGGTCGCGGCGGCGTTGTCCCTGTTGCTCCTGAAGCAGCAGGACTCCGTCGGCATGATTACGTTCGACGAAGCCGTGCGCGGTCGGGCTCCGCAGCGGAGTAAACAGTCTCACCTGCTGCAACTGCTCGACACGCTGGGCAAGCAGTCCGCCTCACAGAAGACCGATTTCTACAGCATCCTGACGCAGGTCGCCGAAGAGCAGACACGCAAGGGTATGATCATTTTGATCTCCGACCTGCTGGCTGATCGTGAGGGCTTGCTGCGCGGCTTGAGCATGTTGAGGGCCCGCGGGCACGACGTGCTCGTGTTTCAGATTCTCGATGACGAAGAGCTCGACTTCGGTTTTACCGGCACGACCAAATTTGAAGGTCTGGAGGAAACGGGCGAGCTGATCTGCGACCCGCGGTCATTAAGAGACGGCTACCTCAACGCGATGGAAACCTATCTCGAAGAACTGCGGCGTTTCTGTGCCCGCAATCTGGTCGACTTTCAAACAATTCGCACCAGCGACCACCTCGACGCCGCATTGCTGCATTATATGAACCGCCGGATCGGCATGAAGATGCCTGCCCGCGGTTAG
- a CDS encoding BatA domain-containing protein — protein sequence MAWLTTFFAPFFLNPAIAATGALLIASPIIIHLINRLRFRRVRFAAMEFLLQSQQRNRRRLLIEQLLLLLLRILIVLLFAALIGRLIVDPQTLTALRQGVVTHHVVLLDDSASMRTRSVDGTAFEAAKEVLRKFLSETSSLGRSHKVTVLQMSRAADGVAVVAERSLDEALRNELDTKIENLEATYSAVRFDEAIAAATQRFAGEKTAIRRLYLLTDLRNQDWVENEAMSSALRQSAEEGIQVNVVPVVQEAGPNLGIVEIDGDLHTAAEGIPLRIRVGVKNFGQTIAENVEVAAISDGRRLPFTIRFTKIEPGETAIQETDLTPPAVGNQSLRFELESDDYPPDDARHIAMNVASDRPILLVDGNPRSDAAGLIGDVLAPIEGLSGLKPQVIGPNSIAETALSDYACVFLLDVPPLRDDAVRVLDNYVRGGGGICWFVGPSFNSDFANRYRVGLEPPETDDDGFQEFASPLFPVPLTGSRRDRKVETFDTGTAPDVTILPVSRFRLFADELAKFFGDVRIASYLAVDPDWVRDDEQRNDAVATVARLDTGDPLVLSHQIGKGRVLTVLTTADPTWNNWAKNFIYVPFIHETVKYLAERDEVDSALVGEPRVEEFSASDFGPELVVERPDGTAFTIRAIPAEGDLDEDVENSPDREIDGGELKLLSVFNAADEPGVYKIRKQTPDGAPLDAEWVAYNVALGESEVELAQPDTLRTMYEGVDEIVIHSPGDLRWLEAGQTGREIGAILIALLIAFLIAEQLLAYRLSFHPSKGGRS from the coding sequence ATGGCCTGGCTCACAACCTTCTTCGCACCTTTCTTTCTGAACCCCGCGATTGCCGCGACGGGGGCCTTGCTGATCGCCTCGCCGATCATCATCCATCTGATCAATCGCTTGCGGTTTCGCCGGGTGCGATTCGCGGCAATGGAGTTCCTGCTGCAAAGCCAGCAGCGCAACCGCCGCCGGCTGTTGATCGAACAATTGCTGCTGCTTCTGCTGCGAATTCTGATCGTCCTGCTGTTCGCCGCCTTGATCGGGCGATTGATCGTCGACCCGCAAACATTGACCGCGCTGCGGCAGGGCGTGGTGACGCATCACGTCGTCTTGCTCGACGATTCGGCTTCGATGCGAACCCGGTCGGTCGATGGAACGGCCTTCGAAGCCGCCAAAGAGGTGTTGCGGAAGTTTCTCTCAGAAACATCGAGTCTGGGACGATCCCACAAGGTGACGGTTCTTCAGATGTCCCGCGCGGCTGACGGAGTCGCCGTCGTCGCGGAGCGTTCTCTGGACGAAGCGCTGCGGAATGAATTGGACACAAAAATTGAAAACCTCGAGGCGACGTACAGCGCGGTCCGATTCGATGAAGCCATCGCCGCCGCGACACAGCGATTTGCGGGCGAGAAGACGGCGATTCGTCGGCTTTATCTGCTGACCGACCTCCGCAATCAGGACTGGGTCGAAAACGAAGCGATGTCGTCGGCGCTGCGGCAGTCTGCCGAAGAGGGCATTCAGGTCAATGTCGTCCCTGTCGTGCAGGAAGCAGGGCCGAATCTCGGGATCGTTGAGATCGACGGCGACCTGCACACGGCCGCGGAAGGTATTCCGCTCCGCATTCGTGTGGGGGTGAAGAACTTCGGACAGACGATCGCCGAGAACGTCGAAGTCGCAGCCATCAGCGATGGTCGACGCCTGCCGTTCACGATTCGGTTTACTAAGATCGAACCGGGTGAGACTGCGATCCAGGAGACCGATCTGACACCGCCGGCGGTCGGCAATCAGTCGCTAAGGTTTGAGCTCGAGTCGGATGATTATCCCCCCGACGATGCGCGGCACATCGCGATGAACGTGGCCTCCGACCGGCCGATCCTGTTAGTCGACGGCAACCCGCGGTCCGATGCGGCGGGCCTCATCGGCGATGTCCTCGCCCCGATCGAGGGCCTGTCCGGACTGAAGCCTCAGGTGATCGGTCCGAATTCGATCGCCGAGACCGCGCTGTCCGATTACGCCTGCGTGTTCCTGCTCGATGTTCCGCCGCTGCGAGACGACGCGGTTCGGGTCCTCGATAATTATGTGCGGGGCGGGGGTGGCATCTGCTGGTTTGTCGGACCTTCATTCAACTCGGATTTTGCCAATCGCTATCGCGTCGGCCTTGAGCCGCCGGAGACGGACGATGACGGATTCCAGGAATTCGCCTCGCCGCTGTTTCCGGTGCCGCTGACCGGCTCGCGGCGCGACCGCAAAGTCGAGACGTTCGATACCGGAACGGCTCCCGACGTCACGATCCTCCCCGTCAGTCGGTTCCGCCTGTTTGCTGATGAACTCGCCAAGTTCTTCGGCGATGTCCGCATCGCTTCCTATCTGGCCGTCGACCCCGATTGGGTCAGAGATGATGAGCAGCGAAACGATGCGGTGGCGACCGTCGCCCGGCTCGATACCGGCGATCCCCTCGTGTTGTCTCATCAAATCGGGAAAGGTCGCGTCCTGACGGTTCTCACGACCGCCGACCCCACTTGGAACAATTGGGCGAAGAACTTTATCTACGTGCCATTCATTCACGAAACCGTGAAGTATCTGGCCGAGCGTGACGAAGTCGACTCGGCGCTCGTGGGAGAGCCTCGGGTGGAGGAATTCTCCGCTTCAGACTTCGGCCCGGAGCTCGTCGTTGAGCGGCCTGACGGGACGGCATTCACGATCCGCGCTATCCCGGCTGAGGGCGACCTCGACGAGGACGTCGAAAACTCGCCTGACCGCGAGATCGACGGTGGCGAACTGAAATTACTGTCGGTCTTTAACGCGGCCGATGAACCGGGCGTCTACAAGATCAGAAAGCAGACCCCCGACGGTGCTCCGCTGGACGCCGAATGGGTGGCCTACAACGTGGCCCTCGGAGAAAGCGAAGTCGAACTCGCCCAGCCTGACACGTTGCGAACGATGTACGAGGGCGTGGACGAAATCGTCATTCATTCCCCCGGCGACCTCCGCTGGCTCGAAGCGGGGCAGACCGGTCGCGAGATCGGCGCCATACTAATCGCGTTATTAATTGCGTTTCTGATTGCCGAACAACTACTGGCGTACCGGCTCAGTTTCCATCCGTCGAAGGGGGGCCGGTCATGA
- a CDS encoding NPCBM/NEW2 domain-containing protein — protein sequence MAHSAAIIALAGLLAAGGPEADVATLDGQTYSGTVAALNGTTLTLETSDGSESIATKQILELTPKSATDGEASADSVAVRLRDGSQFGCSRVVVANREATLTCPDLGDIKVPSGAIESLRFGKLDAQVRRSWEEILERKQKSDVVVTRKSDILDRVEGTLDTISDEAIGFVPQGIDRTLKIARSNAVLFAVIFAETNERSAKPLCDLKMTSGDRVRLKKLATTEDGNLTGTLVGGGNVTVAWSSVRAIDYSLGKVVSLSSLKPRDIEHTPYFDVDWPHRVDRNYDGETISIDRKTYSRGLVIHSKTSLQYRIDRDFRKFRAVMGIEDTVPSGLGDVDVVFTGDGKELMKRKVTGSDKPIDVELDLKGVRDFEILVDFGGDLDISDHLALGDARLIK from the coding sequence ATGGCACACTCCGCAGCAATCATTGCTCTCGCCGGTCTACTCGCCGCCGGAGGTCCCGAGGCCGACGTGGCGACGTTGGACGGCCAAACCTACTCCGGAACGGTCGCCGCTCTCAACGGCACGACGCTCACGCTCGAAACGTCGGACGGTTCCGAGTCGATCGCCACCAAGCAGATCCTGGAACTCACACCGAAGTCGGCTACGGATGGCGAAGCTTCGGCCGATTCCGTAGCGGTGCGTCTGCGTGACGGATCGCAGTTCGGTTGCAGCCGTGTCGTCGTCGCGAATCGAGAGGCCACACTGACGTGTCCCGATCTCGGTGACATTAAAGTACCGAGCGGAGCCATCGAGTCCCTGCGATTCGGAAAGCTGGACGCTCAAGTTCGCAGGTCGTGGGAAGAGATTCTCGAAAGGAAACAGAAGTCTGATGTCGTCGTCACGCGAAAATCGGACATCCTCGACCGGGTCGAAGGGACGCTTGACACAATTAGTGACGAGGCGATCGGGTTTGTACCGCAGGGAATTGACCGCACACTTAAAATTGCACGTTCGAATGCGGTTCTCTTCGCGGTGATCTTCGCCGAGACCAACGAGCGGTCGGCGAAGCCGCTGTGTGATTTGAAGATGACAAGTGGCGATCGGGTCCGTCTGAAAAAGCTGGCCACAACCGAAGACGGGAACTTAACCGGCACGCTGGTGGGTGGAGGAAACGTGACGGTTGCGTGGAGTTCCGTTCGCGCTATCGACTACAGCCTCGGAAAAGTCGTATCGCTGTCCTCACTGAAGCCACGTGATATCGAACACACGCCCTATTTTGACGTCGATTGGCCGCACCGCGTCGATCGCAACTACGACGGAGAGACGATCAGTATCGACCGCAAGACGTACTCGCGCGGGCTCGTCATTCACTCAAAAACGTCGTTGCAATACCGTATCGATCGCGACTTTCGGAAATTCCGCGCCGTGATGGGCATCGAAGATACGGTTCCCAGCGGGCTCGGAGACGTCGACGTTGTCTTCACCGGCGACGGCAAAGAATTAATGAAGCGGAAGGTGACCGGTTCGGACAAGCCGATCGACGTGGAATTAGATCTTAAGGGTGTCCGCGACTTTGAGATTCTGGTCGATTTCGGTGGCGATCTCGACATCTCCGACCACCTGGCGCTCGGCGACGCAAGGCTCATCAAATGA
- a CDS encoding S1C family serine protease, which produces MTSRIVRSAQTASGTPAVMSRTDDRLTAFRNLFLLSLPAILVLLGGKTASADGVDVDESVLAAQNERIEVINGAAPSVVAVFGAAGGGGGSGVLISKDGFALTNFHVTEPCGDFMKCGLNDGKLYDAVIVGIDPTGDVALIKLLGRDDFPFSPLGDSDALSVGDSVYAMGNPFLLATDFSPTVTFGIVSGLHRYQYPEGSGKNLLEYTDCIQVDASINPGNSGGPLFNAKGEVVGINGRIMFEKRVRINSGVGYAISINQIKNFMGHLKSGRVVDHATLGATVATDWDGTIRFQQVSIDSEAYRRGIREGDELVSFAGRPIRSVNQFKNVLGIFPKGWKLPLTFRSGDQTASVQVRLQPLHQESELKFDKPELPDGHPAKAKQPKPPEEYADLLEKKDGFSNYYFNRQAQKRLLSGLKEWGDFGGAGASWGISGSLQNGSSYRITLTPKVAGLDVAERAAFLQPLTAADRLIDEPVGTGGLLAALHHLKLLLTEGSAGFADFYYLGTEPLDGTGPMIDILMAERAGTQTRFLFSVETGRFVGIDFRLDEFSDECEIRFAEPKQLSSRKFPQSFKARSGGETFATFAVEGLSVRAKSGENE; this is translated from the coding sequence ATGACCAGCAGAATAGTCCGCTCCGCACAAACCGCGTCGGGCACTCCGGCTGTAATGTCGCGAACCGATGATCGGTTAACCGCTTTCAGAAATTTATTTCTGCTGAGCTTGCCCGCCATCTTGGTATTGCTCGGCGGGAAAACGGCGAGCGCGGACGGCGTTGACGTCGACGAGTCGGTGCTCGCCGCCCAGAACGAGCGAATTGAAGTAATTAATGGTGCGGCCCCGTCGGTCGTGGCAGTCTTTGGCGCAGCCGGTGGCGGCGGAGGCTCGGGAGTGCTGATTTCGAAGGACGGTTTCGCTCTCACCAACTTTCACGTGACCGAGCCGTGCGGCGACTTCATGAAGTGTGGTCTTAATGACGGAAAACTCTACGACGCCGTGATCGTCGGCATCGACCCGACAGGCGATGTGGCATTGATCAAGCTGCTCGGTCGCGATGACTTCCCATTTTCTCCGCTCGGCGATAGCGATGCGTTATCGGTCGGGGATTCCGTCTACGCAATGGGGAACCCGTTCCTGTTGGCAACCGATTTCAGCCCGACGGTCACATTCGGCATCGTCAGCGGATTGCATCGTTATCAATACCCCGAAGGTTCCGGCAAGAACCTCTTGGAGTACACCGATTGCATTCAGGTCGATGCTTCGATCAACCCCGGCAACTCCGGGGGGCCGCTATTTAATGCGAAGGGTGAGGTCGTAGGCATTAACGGCCGCATCATGTTCGAAAAGCGTGTCCGTATTAATTCGGGTGTGGGCTATGCAATCTCAATTAATCAAATCAAGAACTTCATGGGCCACCTGAAATCAGGCCGCGTTGTCGACCACGCGACGCTCGGCGCGACCGTCGCGACCGACTGGGACGGAACGATTCGTTTCCAGCAGGTGTCGATCGATTCGGAAGCCTACCGGCGAGGGATCCGCGAAGGAGACGAACTCGTGTCATTTGCGGGCCGGCCGATTCGCAGTGTGAACCAGTTTAAGAATGTCCTCGGCATCTTCCCCAAAGGATGGAAGTTGCCTTTGACGTTCCGCTCCGGGGATCAGACCGCATCGGTGCAGGTCCGCTTGCAACCGCTCCATCAGGAATCCGAACTGAAGTTCGACAAGCCGGAGCTTCCCGATGGCCACCCGGCGAAAGCGAAGCAGCCTAAGCCGCCGGAAGAGTATGCCGACCTATTGGAGAAGAAGGACGGGTTTTCTAACTATTACTTCAACCGCCAAGCTCAGAAGCGACTGCTTTCAGGCTTAAAGGAATGGGGGGACTTCGGCGGGGCAGGAGCCTCTTGGGGAATTTCGGGCAGCCTGCAAAACGGTTCGTCCTATCGGATAACGCTCACGCCCAAAGTTGCCGGTCTTGACGTCGCGGAACGTGCGGCATTTCTGCAACCACTGACAGCCGCAGATCGTTTAATAGACGAGCCGGTCGGTACAGGCGGATTGCTTGCAGCACTGCACCATTTGAAATTACTGCTGACCGAAGGCTCCGCCGGTTTTGCCGACTTCTACTATCTGGGAACCGAACCGCTCGACGGGACCGGGCCGATGATCGATATCTTGATGGCTGAGCGAGCCGGCACGCAGACGCGGTTTCTGTTCAGCGTGGAAACGGGGCGATTCGTTGGGATCGATTTTCGGTTGGACGAGTTTTCCGACGAGTGTGAGATTCGATTCGCAGAACCGAAGCAGCTTTCCAGTCGAAAGTTTCCCCAAAGCTTTAAAGCCCGATCGGGTGGCGAGACGTTCGCGACGTTCGCCGTCGAAGGCCTGTCCGTCCGGGCGAAATCGGGAGAGAACGAATGA
- a CDS encoding S1C family serine protease, with amino-acid sequence MTGSTQWIKRIKQLAALTASVAMMFAVAPASAIGAEGLPAALKRTVKVFGAGGLRGLESYSTGFLVSPEGHIVTIWNHVLDVEPITVVLDDGRKYEADIVGTEPKLDLAVIKLRADSERFDHFDLENVPSAGVGDRIFALSNMYKVAVGDEPVSVMSGVVSAVTSLEGRRGGFEIPFEGDVFLFDAITNNPGAGGGIVITRSGKPLGMIGREIRNADSNTWVNYAIPLRDLKTPIEQILSGTYERIETRPDDVAGDQLEPADFGLVMLPDVVYRTPAYVGSVIPDSLVATAGIERGDLVVFIGDELVQSIRDLKSALAAVEESDDVRLIVRRGDELITVEVTAPEKSE; translated from the coding sequence ATGACGGGTTCGACGCAGTGGATCAAACGAATTAAACAACTCGCAGCATTGACTGCGAGTGTGGCGATGATGTTCGCCGTGGCTCCGGCTTCAGCGATCGGAGCAGAAGGTCTGCCGGCGGCATTGAAGAGGACCGTGAAAGTCTTCGGGGCCGGCGGACTGCGGGGGCTGGAATCCTATTCCACCGGCTTTCTCGTTTCGCCCGAAGGTCATATCGTCACGATTTGGAATCACGTTCTCGACGTCGAACCGATCACCGTTGTGCTCGACGATGGCCGAAAATATGAGGCCGACATCGTCGGCACCGAGCCCAAGCTCGACCTGGCCGTCATTAAATTGCGAGCTGACTCGGAACGATTCGACCACTTCGACCTTGAGAACGTACCTTCGGCGGGCGTGGGTGATCGTATCTTCGCCCTCAGCAATATGTACAAAGTCGCCGTCGGTGACGAACCAGTCTCTGTCATGTCGGGCGTGGTTTCGGCCGTCACGTCGCTCGAGGGACGTCGCGGCGGTTTTGAAATCCCGTTCGAAGGCGATGTCTTCCTGTTCGATGCCATTACTAATAATCCCGGCGCCGGTGGCGGAATCGTCATCACCCGCAGCGGCAAGCCGTTGGGCATGATCGGACGGGAGATCCGGAATGCCGACAGCAATACCTGGGTGAATTACGCCATCCCGCTGCGCGACCTTAAGACTCCGATCGAACAAATTCTCTCGGGCACTTACGAACGAATTGAGACGCGGCCGGACGACGTAGCTGGCGATCAACTGGAGCCGGCCGACTTCGGCTTGGTCATGTTGCCAGACGTCGTCTATCGAACTCCGGCCTATGTCGGATCGGTCATCCCGGACTCACTCGTCGCAACCGCCGGCATCGAGCGCGGCGACTTGGTCGTCTTTATCGGTGACGAGCTCGTTCAATCGATCCGCGATTTAAAGTCAGCCTTGGCTGCCGTTGAAGAAAGCGATGACGTTCGACTGATCGTCCGCCGCGGCGACGAGTTGATTACAGTCGAAGTGACTGCCCCCGAAAAATCGGAATAG